CGGGGTATCGCGGGGCAGTCATAGCGTGGCGGCCCTCTTGCGCTCGATGCAATCCCCCAACGTCGTCCGCACTCGCATGAGCGTCATTCGAATGGCGCCCTCCGACTTACCATGCTTCTTAGCGATTGCGGTGATCGAACTCCCCGGCCAGTACCGCTCGCGGATGAGCGTTCGCAGATCCTCCGGCAAAGAAGCTAGGCAGTGACGCAGCGCCACCCGTACTTCATCTTCGTCCGCCGCGACTGGCCGAGCCGCAAGTTGCGCGATCACCGCCTCGTCGAAGACATGCTTGTCGCGCCGCTGGTCACGAATGTACGCCAGGGTGCTGTAATAGGCGACCTTGCGCGACCAGGCGGTGAAATCCATCTCCTCGGAGTACTCGTCGGCCTTTCTCCACAGTACCAAATTCGCCTGCTGCAACACGTTGTTAGCGTCGTGAACGTCACCGATCAACATCGCGATGTAGCTGAAGAGGCTGGTTTGAGAGCCAGTAAGCAGTTGCACGAATTTGTCGCGACTCGACTCTTGCATGGATGCGCCAAGCACCGCACTAAAGAATTGCCGCCCACGGTAAAAAGGGCGACATAAACTCAATCCTACAGGCTGCTCAGATCCACAACTTCACCGTCGGCACGGCTCGCCAAACGGTTGAGGATCTGGTAGTCGATATCATATTTGATTGCGTGGACCGCGCCATCAGCGAATACTGAGTTTGCGATCGCTGCATGCGCAGACCCAAAGCAATAGCCATACGCGCGGTCATCGACTTCCGGATCGACGTCTACGTCTGCTCGAAAAGGGAACATCGTTGACCGCATCGTGTCCGGATCCCAACCGTCGGACCAACCGCGATCATCGTGCCAGTCGCCAGTGTCATACTTGGACGGATGCAAACGCTTCTCTGCGATGACGAGCGTGTTTGATAGCCCATCCTCGATGCGTCGCACCGTGATTGGGGGATCCAATCCAGGGACGGAATAAGGTGGGATGCCATCTCGAACTACCCAATTCGTTCTGACGATGACGCCTGAGAAAGCCATCCCAGTCTTCACGTAGGCCAAACAGCCGTAGTCACCACAGTCCTGCCGCCCCCACACTTCGCCGGGGTCTTTATAAATAGTCCCCGGCTGCGCCGATGCGTAGTCAGTCAGATAGGGCTGCGTACCGCCATAATCGTCGGCATAGCGTGTTGGGCCACGACGGGAGGGGCAGTTATACATGCTTATGTAAACCGACGCGATTTGGGCGGTCGTCGTTAGATTGCGAACCGCACCTTGCTCCATGTAGGGCAGAATTTGAAACGCCCATCCCAGCCCCTGTTTGTCAGGCCCATTGACCTTTCCATTGGTGCTGAAGCTGGCGATATCTGGCCCCACGTGCGTGCCGCCCGTCGGAA
This sequence is a window from Lacipirellula parvula. Protein-coding genes within it:
- a CDS encoding sigma-70 family RNA polymerase sigma factor; its protein translation is MQESSRDKFVQLLTGSQTSLFSYIAMLIGDVHDANNVLQQANLVLWRKADEYSEEMDFTAWSRKVAYYSTLAYIRDQRRDKHVFDEAVIAQLAARPVAADEDEVRVALRHCLASLPEDLRTLIRERYWPGSSITAIAKKHGKSEGAIRMTLMRVRTTLGDCIERKRAATL
- a CDS encoding DUF1559 domain-containing protein, yielding MSIRSKFAKNGFTLVELLVVIAIIGVLVALLLPAVQAAREAARRSQCQNNLKQVGLALSNHESAMKIFPTGGTHVGPDIASFSTNGKVNGPDKQGLGWAFQILPYMEQGAVRNLTTTAQIASVYISMYNCPSRRGPTRYADDYGGTQPYLTDYASAQPGTIYKDPGEVWGRQDCGDYGCLAYVKTGMAFSGVIVRTNWVVRDGIPPYSVPGLDPPITVRRIEDGLSNTLVIAEKRLHPSKYDTGDWHDDRGWSDGWDPDTMRSTMFPFRADVDVDPEVDDRAYGYCFGSAHAAIANSVFADGAVHAIKYDIDYQILNRLASRADGEVVDLSSL